DNA sequence from the Plasmodium vivax scf_7149 genomic scaffold, whole genome shotgun sequence genome:
TACCTTTACACTGTTCGAAACCTTTTCTAAAGCATATAAGCAGCATAAAAAAGATGCACAAATATACCTagattatgtaaaaaatatcactAAGGATGCTTTTCTAAATATTCAAACACTCGCTGTTCTTTATGagaatttggaaaattttaaaaaacataagtCTTGTggtaataataaatgcaatTGCGCGCATAACATTGTTGAATTATACATGAAATATATAGATGATTGTCGTAGAGGTGTTAATACAGAATTCTGTAATGAATTAGACAACtttagaaatatatataatgaacaTATGGAAAAACCAAATGAATGTGAtaaagtacaaaaaatattgccGTCCGCTAGGATAACAGACAATACGCTTATTATTATAACTCCATTTGTTATAGCATTTGTTCTgtcattcattttatttattttgtataaggttaataaaaattctatctaaaattaaaaattatttaataaaaaaacatgttaAATAGTATACcagtatttatattaaaaaatataacatatttcacattacaccttttttctcttttactttttacacCCCTAATATAAGTTTACCCGATTCGGCTTATTGTTTAGTTCTAAAAGAAGGAATAAGAAGCATATACGGAAGCACTTAGATAAAGAGGAACATGAACATTTTGAGCGTAGAACAAAGAATGACAATattagtaataataatagagCATATCATATTCAGTATCGCGCTTCAGCAAACAATTAATTTGTAAAGCTTCTGAaggaatgtttttttaacacaatgaaaaaatgttacagaAAAAGCAATTAACCCGTACTTACAAGTAAGGGTAAGtaaaataccaaaaaataagataaaataatgtatgtctttaattaaaaagacaaatgggctatatgaaatttatataaaaatatcaatGATAAAATGTAGTAACCACATAAAATTGTAGTATTAGAGTGTTCgtcaaaaataataaaattatacaatattACAAAAATCATACCATATAGAATAAATCATaggcatattaaaaaaaaagggttaataTGGTAATAGATTAATACGTATAtgatttttcataataagtataataaatatgtataatacgTTATGAGACCAATTCATAAGTCtacatattaatatgtttTAGAATATACGAGAATATATAACTGTCATATATTCTCACATTCAAGGGTAATTACAAAGAAACATCAATATTTCTTCAAATAGAAAT
Encoded proteins:
- a CDS encoding variable surface protein Vir2/15-like (encoded by transcript PVX_107750A); translation: MAQLKPDYKYVKCFLEYSSNFEEATKEDNDSFKGHCRIQITNDLTRFTHNSDNLIEPCVKFVQFLTRLSEKPSKDKVHGCIYLYYWLYHAVMSKDKSTYNTFTLFETFSKAYKQHKKDAQIYLDYVKNITKDAFLNIQTLAVLYENLENFKKHKSCGNNKCNCAHNIVELYMKYIDDCRRGVNTEFCNELDNFRNIYNEHMEKPNECDKVQKILPSARITDNTLIIITPFVIAFVLSFILFILYKFTRFGLLFSSKRRNKKHIRKHLDKEEHEHFERRTKNDNISNNNRAYHIQYRASANN